In Nymphaea colorata isolate Beijing-Zhang1983 chromosome 10, ASM883128v2, whole genome shotgun sequence, the genomic stretch TCAATCTCGTCCTTCTTCTTGATTGCATAGCTGTCATTGAAATGCAATTTAACATCAGAGCGCTTGGTTTAAATTCACGCAAGCATATATATGTGAAAAACCCGTTACCTGTTAGACGATCCCTTTGCAGCATTGATCAGCTCATCAGCAAGGCATTCGGCAACTGTCTTGATGTTTCTGAAGGCACTTTCACGAGCACCTGTGGTGAGGAGATATATGGCCTGGTTGACACGCCTCAAAGGGGAGATATCAACTGCTTGCCGTCTAACAACACCAGCAGAACCAATCCTCGTTGCGTCTTCCCTTGGCCCACTACAAGATGTTCACATGTAAATTGcgttttgcaaaagaaaaatctgacttGACCAGCTCATGAAAATAACCCTTGCTCAATAAGGCGTCATTGAGGCAACTCAGCTATAATCAATCAAGCAACGCCTTAATAGCTGATTAGGCGAGAACCATCGTGTCATATAAGATGCACGATCATGAAGAAGTGAAACCAAATCTGGCGTCAACTTCTAGATACCCATTAACCAattaacttaaataaaaaaatgaaagacccTAACATGTTTCGCAAACACTTAAATGAAGATTAAGATGGCAAATTACCTGTTGATCACAGCATCAACAATCACTTGAATTGGATTTTGGTCCGTCAACAAATGAATGATCTCCATGGCATGCTTGACAATGAGAACAGCCTTAAGCTTTTTGCCATTGTTTCGGCCATGCATCATAAGTGAATTTGTCAATCGCTCAACGATTGGGCACTGAGCCTTACGGAACCTCTTGACAGAGTAACGGCCAGCAGTGTGAGGAACAAAGGTTGCATGCTTTGCCGGCGTAACGGCAATATAATCTGCCAGTGAAATATCACCAACCTGCAATATTCAAGAGTGATTAGGTTGTGACATGCTGATGACCTAAAATAACTCAATAATACTAACTCTATCAAATTATCAAAAGGTACAGTGGAGCGGTAGAGGCATCCACTACGCAAAATAAAATGTAAgccctatgtcacatgggtgtgggttcGATACGGGTACGGCAATACGGATATGGAcatgataattttgaaaattttggatacgcggatacggcaaattttatattctcaaaaataatacaatgaaaaaaaaatgaattaatagttcactcttataagaaagtttgttttatcacaaaagtgctgagtatttgaaaggattgttcatgaaaataattggatgcatcacaaaaaaatgataaaatgaaaaaaacattaaattaataatttattttttggcatatCCCACCCGTATCTCGCATCTGGATACGTAGGCTAAACCCACAAATCCGTGTGACAGAGGTGAGGCCAAAACAATGAAAGGCAGGTATGGCTACGTCACCATAAGGCCAACGAGAAATTCCTATAGTACCCAAAATACCACCGGAGAAAAGGCATATGACCTACTTGATAAAgttgtaaaaattttattattttgtgacAACCATGTTCGACCTAAATCCAGAGGTAAGAAATTTAAATTGCACAAAAAATGTATCAGGACtttaaaaaccaaaatgaaaatctgGTGAATAGTTTGACGGCCAAATCAGACAAGAAAATAGTTCAAGCTCTAATCAATTGCTAAACAAAAAACTCCACTGAATTAATAACACCAGTCAGTAGCATATCAGTCAATTCTAGTCCCTATGTCCTAACGGACCATAACCACGAAATGGCAATGTGAAAGGCTTTATGGATCTTGTCCAGACAAACCAAAAAGGGTTACAACAGGTAAACATGGTTAGAATCAAAACAGGATCCCTTTCTTACACTAACCGTGGATGGTCCTCAGTTGTCAAAATATTGACTAGTATACTGACCGGTGTTTCAAGCCAGTGACTAATTGCACAGACTTAGTCATCCACCCTAGTGGTTGGCCAGTCGACTTAAACCTGATTAATAGACACATATATGTGCATTCTTTTTACAGTTAAATATGATTGCACATTTATTTTTATACGTGTCTGTACTGATTTACTTACATATGTATTTATCGTCAATTGACTTAGCCCGACTAGCCTTGATTAGAATTTTAGAGTTTTAGGCAACTTGTATCTGGCCCTCATTTTTCACAACTTAGAATGATACATATAACTGAAAggcattttcattatttaaataCCCAATTATGATTTATGGCAAATGGATTAACGGGATGCAGGAAATGCAGGTAGTGTTTCTTCATTTTAGTGAACTTACAGTCCTTGTCATGCAGACCAAAATTGGTGAAAAAAAGGTAATAATTAATCTTGTCTTCTCgatcaaatttggataaaaaaataaCACGCTATATTTCATTCAGATCAACAAGCTGGAACCACACTGATCAGGAGACATTAGGGCATCTCAGCAAAGATATCATAGAATTTCTATGTAGAACTCTTAGCCAATAAGACATAATTCAAAGGTAGTGCAGATTAGAATGCCAAAGCAAGAAACCCTTGATGCGCATAATAGgcttaaaaaaaaacgaagacAGTACACCAATTACACGACCTACAACTGTTTCCTCGCTTGAACTTTAGACGAAATAAAAGGTTGTCACTAAGCTAAAAACTACAAGACACATCTTAGAAATAAAACACAGAAGACACCATCTGATTCATCGCTAACCATGCCAAAAAACTTTCGACCAGCATTAGATGGAATTTCAAACTCCAAATACATATATACTTCCtgctttttttttgaaaatctgcaACAGATAAAGGAAACAAACCATTTTTGAGTTCATAAATCGACGAATCAAAGTACCCAAAATTTAAGCTTCAAAATCATAGCATATTTTCCGTACATGCTGCTTGTGATCACGATCCAATACAATCCTccattctttaaaaaaaatcaagtttaaaCGGAAACGCACCAAAAACCAACTCCCAAAATAATTTCCCCTTTAACGTTAAAGTTGGTGTTGCTCATCAATCTGATCAATAGACAAGCAGAAcaatcacaaaaagaaaaaaaaaaggcagcaGCGACATTATTCATTTAATCAGAGACTACCCACGCGGATTAGCAAACAGTACAACTCTAGAGTGACCACAAGTCCAACCCAAAGCACAGATTGACATATTATTTCCATCAGTACCTCGATGAGCCAAGAAACTATAATGTCAAAAGGGtatcaaaagaagaaagtaGAAACAAGGTTCACCGATTGATTCGAGGAaggcagcaaaaaaaaaaaacaaagaaggatCTAGACGACAAAGGAGGgattagaaaaataaagaacgcagaatagggagagagaggttggcGTACCTCAACTTCTTCGAAGGACCACCTATTGAAGAGCTTCACCTCTGGCTGCGCAGCGACCGCCATCGTGATGTCGTGGCGCTCTGGaggaaggaagagggagagggaagagGAGAGCCCGCCTCAGAGACGATGCACAGCGGCAAGAAGAAAGATTTAGGCGCAAaatcttgttgagggttttatAGGGAAATGGAGAATGACAGTACTGCCCCTTTTGTGAAATTAGGGTTTTCATCGGTGGTTCGGATCTGCGACTCGGGGTTTGGACCTGTGAGGCAGGTGTTAGTTTAGGGGATGTCAACGAGCCGGACTCGGGTCGTATTTATGTTTTAACCGGCTCCAGTGATCCAGATTTCTACTCAACCTCCATACTTTGAAGCTAATTGGAACCAACTAAAACATCAACAGCCACAACTATATGGGGTTTGGGTTAGATGGTTGAAACGAACTTGTCGAAGGAATTATTTGCAGATGCGTCGGATTGGGTTTGGATATGAATCGAGAGATCGCAAGAAATCACTCATTTGCATGAAACAATTCTAATGTGCAATTTTAGAACCCGAACCCAATTAGTTAGTAGATTCTATGCTTAGAAAGTAGCCCTTCTGGTTACTTTCATATTTCCTCATGGTTACGAGTTTAGTTCATAATGTTCTCTTAACTATATAAACAGTTTATCTTAAGGGATAGCTTAGCTGGTCAGGCTAGAAGCTTGTAAAAAGCAGGTTTCTAGTTCGATTCTCGTAGACGTTATGCTTATGTGTCTTAAGACGGTATAGCACGACATCCAAGTTGAAAGGTGTTTCGTTCTACCACTAACACCGACACAGCTCAAGACCCCGGAGGCAGGAAGAATGGGGAACCTTTGGGCTTCGCTCACCCGAACTAGATAAACAgtttatttcatcttttctaATGCACATTTAAGTATTTGGAACTGAAGAGATTTTCCTTTTGATGGGGAGTTGGAGAGAGGGGGTTTGGGGAAAGTTTGCTACATCTCTAGGCAGGGCTGGGGTTTTGGTGAAGGTTTGGAGAAACTTCCATAGCTCCTCTAATGAAGAGGGTGATGTTGGGGATGACATAGGTATGGCGATGGAGGAGGGAGCAGATTGGAGGTAGATAAGGATAAGGGGAAGATGGGTATGGACTTGGAGACATTGGAACCATCTTTGGTCTAAGATATGGAGATTGAATCGGGTGATGTATCCCTTTTTCAGGACATTAGTGATGGATACTCAAGAATTGTCGTTGGATGGAGGAACCAACAATTGAAACTAATCAGCTGTAGATTTATGGAGTTTTGGATTGATCTTAGTCGTGTTGGATTGATGGTTTGAAAGCTATTGACGTCGTTGGGTTGTATCTCTGATTTTCCTTCATGATTTTCAGGTTAGAAGAGGGCAGCTTGTCATGCTTGGGTTGTGTTGCTCAATTAAAGAGTTCTAGTGTTAATCCTTGGAGACTTTACTTCTATGAAGGCACTTCTGAAAAGCTGCGCATCCCTCCTTTGCTAGTGGCTTGCGTGTCCTTTAACACATTTGTCCAGTATGCAAGATTGGAAGAAGcgattaatgaaaaaaaaacaaagaaaaatcatgtaCTTGGTCGAATAGAAAGAGTTCTGGACGATACACATGAAATGCTACACTCGATGTCGAAGTGTAAAACTCCAAGTTTGTATGTTTAACCTTGGTGTTTTCTAAAGCATACGACAGAACTAATTGGGCATTTCTCCAAACTGCTTTGACATATCTGGGTCTTCATCCTATTTGGATTATTAGATCGTGATATGCATATCTAAATTCCATATGCGCTTTTGATTAATGGCAAAGAAAACAGCTTTTTCATCTGTCTCCCTACTTGTTTTTGACAAGAGAATTCAGTTGGAGGTGGACAGACTGAACCAGAGGTTTGAGCTGCAGATATGCTGGTCTCTGTGCTTTTGCATGTTAGCGTGAAATCTTTGGACACTTAGAAATCAGGCGGTGCACAGAGAAGTATATGACTATGTGGAGATTGCAAAAAGAGAAGCGTGGTCTATATGTTTTGAGGTATTTTTGCATCAAGATTGGTCTGAGCGTGGTCTATATGTTTTGAGGTATTTTTGCATCAAGATTGGTCTGAGCGGAGTCTTCATGCCATGAAGTTGTGGTTCGCCACATAAATTTGAGGTCCTTTTTCATCTCTTCATCCAGGAATTGGTTGGATGGAAGAGTTGATTTCTGTAGTTAAGAAGAACTGGAGTTACTGGGCTCTTGTTGTTTGATAGAATGTTGAGATATATTCGTGTGTCAATAGCAGAAGTTTTCATTCGTTCCAATAACGTCAGATGGTTGGAATGGATGCAGGATTGTCAAGCAGGTTGCAGATAATGTGACACGAGGCTTTACAATTCACAGTTCCGTTGTTCCAAGGGAACCTTCATCCTTTGaggttttctcatttttggtTGAGATAATGTAGTTGAGTTTTTTCCATCGTATCTTTTCCTGCACAACGCTTTGGTTTCTTAGGCCCTCTCTTTGTTGGAGTTGGTGGCTTCTTGTATtctattctttcattcttttgtatatatattcagGTAATGAACAAAAAGCCAAGGCTTCCCTGCTCCACTTGTCACAGAGCATATCTAGCCACATATTTCTCTGTATCAGTAACTCAAGGCTTCTCAGCACAATTGGCactatatatgttattttttgcTCGTCAGTTGTAAAAAATCATCTCTTAGAATGGACCATTGATAGTATCACCGAAACTCAAGAGCCAACAATATTAGAATTGAAAGGCCCACGGACGACTCATTTGAGAGTGCGAAGAAAACCGAAGAGGCAATAAAATTGGATTGTCATTTGAATGGAAGAGCcatttgcatttctttttagttttttatgaaTATCGAGAGATATGGCAAAAGATAATTGCATATAATATTTATGCTTTTGTCTGCTACTTATAAAACTTGGTCAATGAAATATAGGTGTACATGGCTTCCTTCAATATAAAAACATGTAGTAGGGACCGTAAGATTCTATATCAACGTCCAAATGGGAATCCAAAGTTTAAATGAAAGGCCATTTTCACTTGTCAAAAAAACAGAACACTTCGTGGACGATTCTGGAATTTGCTGCACGTCGTTTATTTTCCTCATGGGGCCCTCAGTTTTgcttatctttttttcttaactgtAACTTTAATATCAGTTAAGAGAAAGGAAATGACAATGTTCTAAAGCATAAAAATATACGTTATGAACTAACTATACTTGTCATCAAAATTGAAGAacatttcagaaaaaaaaaatgtgaggtTGTATTCGAAACTGTATCtacacattttttgtttaaaaaatataaagatgcaaaatagaacataggtaaaaaaaaaaaagaaaaggagactATGGAATTGATACTGGAGCAGTGCGTGCTGGTGGAGCGGTTTAGCGTCGACGGCGATTGTTGTCTGCATGCTGGCTATGGTAATGGAGGCGGCAAGATTAGGTATGAAGCAATGTTCTTTTGCACAgccattttttcttcaatgaaaaagaaatattgttTGTCTCTTATTGATTTCCTTTGAGATGATACTGGTGGGTCCAATTACGATTGCCACTCTATGAGAAAATTCAAACAGCAGAATGATTAACTGGAGTTGATTTAGAGTCTTTTTAGTCTGCACAGCTATCCTCTGATATAACTTTGGCAGCCTGCACCGCTATCTTCTTATCGTCTGCTCCCTTACAATTCTTTTAGGTGTAATTTATTAGATTCGGATTTGAGATGTTGAAAACCGAAGATCAGACCCTCCCCTTTCTGATCTTAAATCAGATCTTTTCTCAAtataaagaaataaactaaagaTCTTAAGTGTAGATCTTAGGTTTGATCTAAGATCAtaagtttgatgaaccatgaatCTTTTTACCATGTCAACAAAATTATGCCACCTCGTATCCACATCAACATCAGATCCACGAATTTTAAATCCGTGATTATCAAACGCctcttgttcatttttttttattgagaatCAGTTTCACACCCACTTATATAGTTATTATCAACAAAAATAACGACGAAAAGATATGGTGTGTATTCCTAAACATACATTTAAGTATTAAAAGACAGCAAATTGAGAAGCTTAACTGACAAAGTACCCAATCAAAGCGTTagctaatttctttttttcttgatcttgtAGGTCAGGTTTTCCTTTGGCTGATATTTGAAGAGtgatatttcacaatttttATGATAGCGACGCGTTTCTGCCTCGACTCCACTGTCAAGTTTTGAGATAAGCATCAAAGGACGCAACCAGTCCACAAGAGTTCATCGCTGATTCCATCGAGGCCTACGCGTTCGCTTCCCTCCCTCATTTTCTGGGGGACTAATTGAGAAGGGTTGTCGTGGGCAATCACGTTCGTCCCTGCCAAGAATCTCTTATCTGTAAGTTTATTTCCCTCTGTTTCTTCTGGTATGATGATTCTGGCTTGTTTTCCCACAGAACCATCATTCCCGCTTTCTTTTGGCTGAGAACCCAAAAGATGGCTTTAGCTAATCGCGTGGCTTTCGTAGTATTTCGGTCCCTAAAACCATCGTCTTCCCTCCAAACCCCTTCGTCCCTCCCATGGAACCCTGCTCCTCAAGTTGGTATTCGTCGGAATAAAAGAATCTCTTCAGGTACTGCGACAATTTCCGTCGTAGGCCGCCATCGATACCCGGGGTTCGTTTTCCCGGGAGAGGATGACCGCGAAACCTGCGGGTTGAAAGCGGAGAGGAAACCTAGTGAAGCCCACGTCTTCGAACTGGAAGAACCGCTTCTGAGCGAGGGCAAGGAGGGGATGAGTGATGGGTTCTTGGAAACGATTGAGGAATTGGAGAGGATGGTTCGGGAGCCCGCTGACATACTCGAGGAGATGAACAATAAGCTCTCTGCGCGCGAGTTCCAATTGGTATTGGTGTATTTCTCTCAAGAAGGAAGGGACTCGTGGTGCGCCCTCGAGGTTTTCGATTTCCTTCGGAAGGAGAATCAAGTCGACAAAGAGACGATGGAGCTCATGGTGTCGATCATGTGCAATTGGGTGACTAAGTTGATCGAAGCCGATTGCGACGTTTCACAGGTAGttgatcttctaaaggagatGGACTGTGTTGGGCTCAATCCAGAGTTCAGTATGGTTGAGAAGGTCATCTCACTGTACTGGGATAGAGGAAGGAAAGCAAAAGCTGTTGCGTTCGTTAAGCACGTTATAGGGCAAGGATTGAGCTCGTTTTCAGCCAGTACCGGTAAGCAGGGTCCTATCGGTTACCTTGTTTGGAAGATGATGACTGATGGAGATTATCGTGGAGCAGTGAAATTGGTGGTCGAATTTAGAGAATGTGGGCTTAAACCAGAGATCTATAGCTATTTGATTGCATTGACGGCCCTGGTCAAAGAGCAAAACGAGTTCTCGAAATCGCTAAGAAGGCTAAAGAAACTGCAGAATGATGGTGTAATTGCTGATCTTGATGTGGAAAATCTCGTACTTGTGGAAAAGTATCAGTTGGAGCTTCTAAATTATGCGGAGCAACTATCGTCTTGGGCTATTCAGGAAAATCTACCTGAATTTGATGCAGTGGTTCATGAAAAGCTACTGGCTTTGTATGCTTGTGCTGGTCGAGGCCTTGAGGCAGAGCATCATTTATGGAAAATGAAGTTGGCTGGTAAGGAGCCTCAAAGAGAACTCTATGGCATTGTCTTAGCAGTTTGTGCATCTGAAAGGAACGTTGGCTCTGTCCAACGCTTGCTAACAGGGATGGAGAGTAGAGGTATGTCTCctagaaatagaaaaagaaccTTTTCATGGCTGTTGCGTGGTTATGTCAAAGGTGGCCACTTTGAGGATGCTTCAAGAGCTCTGGTGTCCATGCTTGATCATGGTTTGCATCCTGAACATTTGGATATTGCTGTTGTTTTGCAAGGTCTTAGAAAAACTTTGCAGAATCGTGAAAACATTGAGCTCTATCTTGATATTTGTAAGCGTCTCTCTGATGAAGAGTTAATTGCACCATGCCTTATATATCTGCACATAAATGCATATAAGCTTTGGATTGTAAGAATGCTTTGATGTATATATGGCGATAGAAGCTGGGAATTTCACGTAGTTGCTGTCCAAGTGGCTGATAGGCTGCAAACCACTGTGTACGTTCTGCAGCAACCGAGTTTCTTTATTAGCATTTGTTCtgtctatctctgtggctggatgTATGTAACGAGACAGTGAATAAATTAAATAAGATCAAACATTGGACTAGTTGGAGCTTTGAGAGGTGCTGCTTCAGGAGGGTTGATATGTTTAGCAGTAGAAATGCTGACTTTTGTCTCCTGTTCCAACCATGCTGATGGGTATCCATATGCAAAGTTAGTGCCGCAGGGAACATGGCATCAGGGATCAGATATGGAAGCTGGATTAGTTATTTGCTCCCATCTTGCCTACCGTGGAATAAATGATGCATATGTGAAATTTCAAGAGCTGGAACTTTACTTCACTAATGGTGGCACTGCACGGTTTCATAGAGTGCTCAATGCAGAATCGAATCCTCCCAACAAGCAAACCCTCCTTCCCTGTAAGTAGTCGTGTAAGCATATACTTATAGATGTATAATGTAGAAGGAATGGACTGAAATAAGTCTTGTCGTCTtcaattttgcttcaaaaaCTCTATATCTGGAGTATATTCATGAATACAGTGATGTGTGTTTATGAACTGTTTTTGGTTCCTGTCTCTCTGAT encodes the following:
- the LOC116261778 gene encoding 40S ribosomal protein S5; protein product: MAVAAQPEVKLFNRWSFEEVEVGDISLADYIAVTPAKHATFVPHTAGRYSVKRFRKAQCPIVERLTNSLMMHGRNNGKKLKAVLIVKHAMEIIHLLTDQNPIQVIVDAVINSGPREDATRIGSAGVVRRQAVDISPLRRVNQAIYLLTTGARESAFRNIKTVAECLADELINAAKGSSNSYAIKKKDEIERVAKANR
- the LOC116263054 gene encoding pentatricopeptide repeat-containing protein At2g30100, chloroplastic, translated to MALANRVAFVVFRSLKPSSSLQTPSSLPWNPAPQVGIRRNKRISSGTATISVVGRHRYPGFVFPGEDDRETCGLKAERKPSEAHVFELEEPLLSEGKEGMSDGFLETIEELERMVREPADILEEMNNKLSAREFQLVLVYFSQEGRDSWCALEVFDFLRKENQVDKETMELMVSIMCNWVTKLIEADCDVSQVVDLLKEMDCVGLNPEFSMVEKVISLYWDRGRKAKAVAFVKHVIGQGLSSFSASTGKQGPIGYLVWKMMTDGDYRGAVKLVVEFRECGLKPEIYSYLIALTALVKEQNEFSKSLRRLKKLQNDGVIADLDVENLVLVEKYQLELLNYAEQLSSWAIQENLPEFDAVVHEKLLALYACAGRGLEAEHHLWKMKLAGKEPQRELYGIVLAVCASERNVGSVQRLLTGMESRGMSPRNRKRTFSWLLRGYVKGGHFEDASRALVSMLDHGLHPEHLDIAVVLQGLRKTLQNRENIELYLDICKRLSDEELIAPCLIYLHINAYKLWIVRML